One Candidatus Aegiribacteria sp. genomic window carries:
- a CDS encoding amino acid transporter: MSEANHNWEPLSIQEVAELLSGLSVPWWIAGGYAIDLFVGRETRSHGDMDVLIRRDDQLEVQRYLSDWDMHKTQQPGLKPWPIGEFQDRPFDDIWCRWKEGSPWQLQLMLLDTDGDQWVFKRDQTIRGSIDSLGILASIGVFYIAPEIQLLYKARLDTLDKDEFDFQTAIPFMEESSCTWLLECLEKRFPGGHSWIDQLKKRQANTSH, translated from the coding sequence ATGAGTGAAGCTAATCACAACTGGGAGCCTTTGTCCATTCAGGAGGTTGCTGAGCTCCTTTCCGGACTATCCGTGCCCTGGTGGATTGCCGGAGGTTATGCAATTGACCTTTTCGTCGGTCGCGAGACGAGATCACATGGTGACATGGACGTTCTCATTCGTCGCGATGACCAGCTTGAGGTTCAGAGATACTTGTCGGACTGGGATATGCACAAGACTCAACAACCAGGTCTCAAACCATGGCCCATCGGTGAATTCCAGGATCGACCGTTCGATGACATATGGTGTCGCTGGAAAGAAGGTTCTCCATGGCAACTCCAGCTTATGCTCCTCGATACCGATGGTGATCAATGGGTATTCAAGCGCGACCAGACTATCCGTGGCAGCATTGATAGTCTTGGGATACTCGCTTCCATTGGTGTATTTTACATTGCCCCTGAAATCCAGTTACTGTACAAGGCCAGGCTGGATACGCTCGATAAAGATGAATTCGACTTCCAGACTGCAATTCCCTTTATGGAGGAATCGTCATGCACATGGCTGCTTGAGTGTCTTGAGAAGCGATTCCCGGGCGGACACTCCTGGATTGATCAACTAAAGAAAAGACAGGCAAATACAAGCCATTGA